GACACTCTTAATTTAACAGATGAGAATATTTTGAAACTCTGGCTCTGACTCTGTACTCATTTTTTCCTTAGTTCTTTGGTAAGAACAGGTTACAATTTCAATCCTTCTCTTGTAGCAGAATGGCTTAGACTGCCTGTTATGCTGTGATTGTCTCTCAGTGCTGCCTCTTCCCCAGGAAACACAGCCGAGGCCACACAGAGGACAACAGCATTTAATGGTCAGAAACAGTTGTAGAGTATTACAATCAGCCACAGAAGCTGTGCTGGAGGACAGGACCCAATCCTTCCCTATACCAGGCAAAGCAGTACTGGACATGAGCTGGCAGGTGGCTGGGCCCATGTCCTCATCCCTGGGGCCTGAGGGGAGACCACCATCTAATATGCCCCAGCTACCACTCTATTCATCAGAGGAGGGGTGTAAGCCCCACATGCAAGAAGAACCCCTTGCCCCCAGTGTCAAATGGGATGGGGATGCGAGACTTATAATTAAGGGGAGACCCTATGTAAGCTGTTAACAGAGTTCAAAGGGGTAAGGATTACCCCTGTTCTTCGTCTCCCAAAGGTGCTCACTTTGCAAGCTTCTTCATCCGTTCATCAATGTTGGCAAAATTCCCTTCAATTGTGGACAGGTTCTCACGCATGGTTGTCTGCACCTGGAAAGCGACAgagatgttttattatttgtcaGGACCAGGTGCTTACCTGGATGAGGACCTGAAGAAATTCTCTTggagaagacaaaaaagacatggaaacacAGCTTATGGGCCCCAGAGCGGGGGAGTTAGAGCAGAGGTTTTCAAACTACCCTTGGAATACCAGGGACCTAGCTCAGGATCTGCCAGGCAGGCAGGACTCTTAAGAATTCCCATCCTGACTTCAACCAGAACAGTTCTTTTATCTGTTTCATGTAATGAGGGTCAAATAAGATTTTGTCGAAATGAGGGTTTCAATAgttcaaaattttagaaaactgctCTAGAGGAAGAACACATTATATACTAAGTACTTAATATTCATTTATCTTGATGGTCCTGTGCTGCTGGTCTCTCAACTCTAATGCTCCCCCAGCACTGAGAATAGTGCCTCTCACAGACACCAGGGACTTCACTCACTATGTGCTGGGCGctgctggaaggaaggaaggaaggaggtgaggCTCACTGCCCAGGTCAGGAAGGAAGTGGCAGGAACAGGTTGGAGCCTAGCTCTTGAATTCAAAGCCCATATTCCTTCCATGTACTGTGCTCAGGAGCATCTGGATGAGGACCCGGGAGGGTAAAGCTAAGCTGAGACTACAGAGGGAAAGGGTAGGTTTTATAGGAAAAACATGCTTATTGAACTAACAATTCACTCATACTATTTCGCCTAATCCACATAACTCTGGGATAGGTATAATTTTCCAGATGGTAAGACGGAGTTTCACAGGTTCAGTAAGTTGTCAAAAGGTCCCACAACCACtgagaaacagtatggagactcaaACCAACCCCCTGGCACGCTACCAGGCTACCAAATGGGCTAGGGCAGAACCCTATGAGGAAAAGCTGGAGACCCTAGTCTGTGTGTGCTGAAGAAGGGAGGTAGCAGACCAATAAAGGACACACACCTGGGTCAAGAGGGTAGTATTGTCCTTGAGGGAACTAGCAATCATCTGCTGTGTGGTATCCAAGTGTGTCAGGAGCTGCCCAAACTGCATGGCTAcaaaagaaggtaagaaaggTACGGGTGAGGTCAGAATCCAACACAAGAGGGAAGGGAACTAAAGCAGCCCACCTTCCAGCTGGCCTCCCACCTTGCTCATGCAGCTGCTTGATGGTGACAAGTCTCTGCACCAGCTCAGGAAGGGTGGAGGCGATGGGGCTCCAGCGCTGTATGGTTTCATATAGCTGGTGCACCTGGAGGGACATGACAGCACAGAGGGGATGGCTGAGCCTTCAGTGAAGTACACACTAACTACTTCACCAGGGCGGGGCAAGAGTGAAGCACCGCCCTTTCTCAGTAAGAGCTTATGAAGACAGTGACCTGAGGATTCAGTGCTCTCATGCTTTGGTATTACCACTAGGATGACTCAGAGAACCTGAGGGAGCAGGAAAGGGTGTGAAGATGGGGGAAAGGTGTCTTCCCGACCTTGCTTTGTGTATCTGCATCCTCTACAGAGGCTTTATGCTTGGCAATCTCATTCACCTTTCCCAGGACACTCTGAAAGCACAGATTTAAGGATGATAGTGAGGGCACCCAGGGTTTCCAAACTCCCAAGTTCCCTATAATCCAGTTTGCCCTCCACTTAATACCTGTAGCCGAGCCTCCACTTGGTCCAAAACTGCAAGGTCCAGGGCGCTCACCTTTGCCTGCAACAGCTCTACAgtctcctgggggtgggggtttggGACAAGCTTTATGAAGGGGAAGGATCAGAGTAGGAAGAAGCTACCCCATATTCCACTGGAGATAATATATAACTACAGACCCCAAACAATTCTCCAAGCAAACCCAATCCCAACATCCCCTCTGTAATCCAAACACTCCTGTTCCTTTTACACTCACCATAAGACAGGCTCCCTGTAGACCTCCAGAAAGGGGATTCTGGTggggaaagggggaaagaagTCAGTGGTTCTTCTATCTCTATGTGATTACCACCTTCTCCCATCGTTTCTGGTTTTGGCTGGCAACCCATTGGCCGATCCTGGAACTGAAGCCCTTTCCTGACTCCTCCCAGACTTCTGTGGAATGCTGTGGACCTTAGGGCTCAGGGTGGAGGATCTGAGGGTCAGACTAAGTACAGGAGAGCACATCACCTGAGCATCCTGATCACACCGTAcagttgcttccagctctgtcaGGCGCTTCTCAAGTTCTGCAACCtagggggaggaaggaggtgagaCTTGCCCTCTGCCTTCCTACTGCTGCAGTGGGAGGGAAGAGCCTGCTCTTCCCTGCTTGTCTGCTTGCCACTTCCCTCGCTCTCCCCTCCACTCTGCCAAGGGACTCCTTTCCCTGGAACACATCCCTAATCACAATCTGAAAATCTGGACTGAAAGTAGATGGGTGAATGAGACATCAAAAGGAACCAGAAACATTCCCAGCACCATCTCCCCAGATCTGATCCcttggagggaggcaggaaagtctCTAGGACCGCGTCTCCCCTGGTCCCCCAAACAACACGACACACATACTTACTTTGGCAGCTTGAGAGAACCTGTCCTGCTCAGGCCGAGAATGTAGTTCGTAAGTGACAAGGCTGCTATCTGCGGGGGTCTCAGTGGTGGTCTTTCCCCCTGAACCAGCCCCTCTGCTGTTCTTTGTTGCTTCCAGCTGCAGCAGTAGGCGTCTGGGTCAGGAGACCAAGTAATAATATCATGACCTGAAGGATGTGGGCCAGTCCAGtcactctctctcatttctgCCTCACAGTCAGCATTAAGGAACAGCTAGGCCACCTCTCCCCTTAGTGTCCCTGTCAGTATCTGGCTGAGTCCTTCTACACCCCAGTCAGCAATGATTTCCCAACAAAACAAGGCACCTACTTAGCCAGAGCTCCATCGGGGTCAGTAAGGTTGATTGTTGCATCTGGTCCCAGCAGCTTCTCCAGGTGGGAAGCAACCAGCTGTTGCTTCAGGGCTGCCAGCTGTTTAGCCAGCACCACAGGGGTCAGCTTCTCCTCAGTGGCTGATTCCTTCACTGTCGTCTGGCATAAAAAGAAGTAGACAGTGAGAGGTGGCGAGagcaaatcaagaaaaaaaattggaccAAGATCCTTAAGGAGAGCTGTGGTTAGAAGTCACTGGGATCGTTCTCACCCACCTACAGCACTGAATGTAGAGACATGTAATTCCTAAACTCTGGAAACCTCAGCCCCCTTATCCAGGAGCTTAGGGAATCTTTCTGCTTCTGCTAGGAGGTCCTCCTCTGCTTTGTGAGtcatggcagggaggggagaagagagtgtGGAGTTACCTTGATTTTCTCCACTTCAGCTGTCAGCTCTTGGACCTCATGCAGTAGTCGCTGGTACTTTTGCTGGGGTGTCTCCTTCACTCCCAGACCCTCTCCAAGCTACAGAACAAGCAGACAGTGATGCCACACCTCTAGTACAGGGAACCTCAAGAATTTATCCAAATCCTGGCCCGAGTTTTAAGGGTATCATATCCAAGTCAGAATCCACAATAGCCTAGTACAGAAGAACTGGAGATAGCGGGGAGCCTGGAGACTCTCCAGAGCAAATGGCAGGGGGACAAAGCACCCTCACTGCCTCCTGCTGGGTTCCTCAGGACCCTACCAGAGAGAAACTTGGAATCTAGACTGTATCCCTTGCTCTCCCTCCTAAATGCCTGCTAGGCAGGATCACTGCACCATTcccatcaacacacacacaacaaaccATCTCATAGTCTCCAGATTCATATCCTGTCCTCTTGGTTTTTCCAATACGATCCGAGAAATCTGCCAAGAAAAGAAGATGGAATTGAGGGCTTGCTCTAGGTCCAGGGCAGCACGGTCTCAGGTGACTGTGAGGGCTTCCACAAGAGATCTCCACGAGGGACCCTTTCCCAAAGCAAAAGTCAGTAAGGCCTGAGGACAGGCTTCCCCCCACCCAATTTCCAGCCCAGTCTCACCAAGTCCCCTTGTTCCCACTCTCTTGTCTTTGAACTTGTCATAGGCAGCATTGGGATTGACAATGATATGCTCCACACTTGTGCTTGTCAGCTCCTCCTGCAGGAATAGGCAGTTCAGGCCAGGGGCAGACTCATTCCCACCCTAGAACTTCCCCATAAAACCCCCAAACCATTAGGAGACTGGGCCCCACTCTCCCAAGGGGAAAGAAGGGCGGTTCCACTCCAAGCTGCCAACCAGCCTCAACCTAGGAAACGGAAGCTTCCTGGTAAATTTGGAGTCTCAGTTGTATAAATATTAACACCCTGATTCAACTGGGAACAGAGGCAGCAGAACCTCTCCACCCACTCTGTACATAAgccgccccaccccccaccccatcccactggGCCCTCCCAGTTATCTGGCACATACCATGCACTCAGGGCAAGAAACCAACCTGACCTCTTTTAACCTCCCCCTCCCAAAAGTAAATTTCCTTACTACTGAGGAAGTCCATTTTCAAGCTCACCTCCCATTTTTGccggagggagagaggagggatggCAGACAACCAAGCTACTAACTCTGAGGGGGATATGAGGACTCTACTCTGCTGCCAAAGGGCAGACACCAGCTCTTAGATACAAAAGGAAAGCTGGCAGGGGGCCTGACCGGAAGCCCTGTTTCCAGGCTGCCATGAGGCCAGGGAATTCAGGGGACAGAGAAAAAAGGCAAGGGCTTTCTGTATTATTGTTTAAGGGACATCTTAGAAGCAACAAGCAAATATCTGCTTGCCAAGGGCACCTGTGGGCAACGTCCACATGTAAGTCCTGAAATGGAGAGCCCAGCATCTTTTTTCAAAGAGAAGCTGCAGCACCCGCCTCTTCTCCCTGACCCTCAGCTGTCTCCCAGGCACTGAAGCGCTTCCATAAACAGGGGACATGGCAAAGAGAATGAGAGATTTTACCCTAGAAATTGAAGCAGAGAGGTTCCCTCCTCACTAGGTATCTACTGGCTGTTCAGATTTTAATAACTACCCCAAGACTGGGTGCTCCAGACTGCATGCCTCTCCCAAGTGTCGGCAGTCTGAGAGCTCTCACTACATGactggaggaagggggaaggagacCCGGGTGTCCTTTTCTGTCGGGGATCACATCTCCACCTTCTACAGGAGGAAGGCAAAGGgagtcttcttttcctttaactaGAACAAAGGTTCTCAACCCTAGCTGGACAACAGAATCACttagaaaatgctaaaaaaaaaaaaaaaacccagaggcCTGGGCTCACCTCTGTAGCTTCTGATTTAATTGTTCTGGGGTAGGACCAGGGCAGTAGGCCAAGTTTAAAAGCTACCCAGGTGATTCTCATATGCAACCAGGACAGAGAACCTCTGTCCCAGTGTGGGTAccgagggtggggggagggggacaagGATGGAGAGACATCACGGAGAAAGAGCAGCAGACAGAAGCTCTGTCCTTGTCTCTGGCCTGCTATTACAGAAGGAATCAGTGCGAGTGGCAGCtttaaaaataagggaagagagTGGGTAAGGAGAAAATATCAACTTTGATCTTTacctcttcctcagggaagcGCTGGGCAGAGGGGCAAGAGCTAAAGattaagggaaaacaaaagggTTCAATGTCCCACATGCAAGTGCCTAGAAAAGGGACAATTGAGTCCCAATTACCTCTTTAATCGTCTCTGACATGTTAGAGCCAGAGCGCCCACCAGCCAAATAACTGTGTGGTCTCTAGCCTCTACAAAGTGTGTATCGGAGCAGGAATCATGCTCAGGAAAGACAACCACCTCCTCTTCAGTTCACTCTCAACAACATGCCACTCCTCC
This DNA window, taken from Equus przewalskii isolate Varuska chromosome 5, EquPr2, whole genome shotgun sequence, encodes the following:
- the DCTN2 gene encoding dynactin subunit 2 isoform X2; translated protein: MLGEGLGVKETPQQKYQRLLHEVQELTAEVEKIKTTVKESATEEKLTPVVLAKQLAALKQQLVASHLEKLLGPDATINLTDPDGALAKRLLLQLEATKNSRGAGSGGKTTTETPADSSLVTYELHSRPEQDRFSQAAKVAELEKRLTELEATVRCDQDAQNPLSGGLQGACLMETVELLQAKVSALDLAVLDQVEARLQSVLGKVNEIAKHKASVEDADTQSKVHQLYETIQRWSPIASTLPELVQRLVTIKQLHEQAMQFGQLLTHLDTTQQMIASSLKDNTTLLTQVQTTMRENLSTIEGNFANIDERMKKLAK
- the DCTN2 gene encoding dynactin subunit 2 isoform X1 translates to MADPKYADLPGIARNEPDVYETSDLPEDDQAEFDAEELTSTSVEHIIVNPNAAYDKFKDKRVGTRGLDFSDRIGKTKRTGYESGDYEMLGEGLGVKETPQQKYQRLLHEVQELTAEVEKIKTTVKESATEEKLTPVVLAKQLAALKQQLVASHLEKLLGPDATINLTDPDGALAKRLLLQLEATKNSRGAGSGGKTTTETPADSSLVTYELHSRPEQDRFSQAAKVAELEKRLTELEATVRCDQDAQNPLSGGLQGACLMETVELLQAKVSALDLAVLDQVEARLQSVLGKVNEIAKHKASVEDADTQSKVHQLYETIQRWSPIASTLPELVQRLVTIKQLHEQAMQFGQLLTHLDTTQQMIASSLKDNTTLLTQVQTTMRENLSTIEGNFANIDERMKKLAK